Below is a genomic region from Pyrococcus kukulkanii.
AAAAGTCCTCTTCCCAACATTATCATTGATGAAGGGAGAGTTAGACTCTTGTCTATACTCTTTGCTATCTCTATTAGCTCGTCATCCATTAGTCCGATACTCTCAGCAAATCTTCGGGCTTCATACATTAACGTTTCGGGTCGAGGATCCTTAAGTAGCTTATCGATTGCCTCTCTTCCTTTGTTCCCTATCTCTTCCATGATGTCACTAGATAGCACATCTTTTGTTGTTAGCCTTCCAAGGGGGATTACTAAAACCCTATATCCCTCGCACAAAATGTTATCAACTATAGCTTCCCCAGGGCCTCCTTCCTTTAGCCTAATCTCAATTCCACCTGTAAGTTGGGCAACGACGTCTCCTAATCCTCCCTTATAGAGGACTTCAGCTTCATGGGCAATTTTTGCGGCTTGAAGTAGCGTTCCTCCAAACTTATATGCTAAGGTTAATGCTGTCCCTAATGCGCCTCCCGCACTATTACCGAAGCCATAGCCGTTTGGAAAATCGAAGTACTGCCACACTTCAACTTCTCCAATGAAATCTTCGGGAATGAGTTTTTCCGCAACATGATAGGTTATCCTTGCGTTTTCCCTATCAACAGGCTCTCCATTGAAGGCTACATGAACGTGTCTTTCCAGGGTCGTTTCCTCAACATTAAGGAACACATTAGTTCCCTTATCTAAGTTTATTCCAGCCCCTAATGAGCCTGAAAGCTGTGGTTCCTCTTTGATAATGGGAACAAAAAAAGCAGTTATATGGGCTGGGATGAAAGCTCTGATTAGCATTATTACACCTCCCTAAGGTTTTCAATCAACTTTGCCCTTTCAACGGCTTCCCTAAGATGTTTCGCTGTTACTTTAGTGTAAATTTGGGTTGTAGATAAGTT
It encodes:
- a CDS encoding pantoate kinase, which codes for MLIRAFIPAHITAFFVPIIKEEPQLSGSLGAGINLDKGTNVFLNVEETTLERHVHVAFNGEPVDRENARITYHVAEKLIPEDFIGEVEVWQYFDFPNGYGFGNSAGGALGTALTLAYKFGGTLLQAAKIAHEAEVLYKGGLGDVVAQLTGGIEIRLKEGGPGEAIVDNILCEGYRVLVIPLGRLTTKDVLSSDIMEEIGNKGREAIDKLLKDPRPETLMYEARRFAESIGLMDDELIEIAKSIDKSLTLPSSMIMLGRGLFALVREEEVEKVRGVVLDLDLPFDIVNIYWGKPRVGRWIGSE